In the Afipia sp. GAS231 genome, ACGTCCATCGCGGCCGCATGGACGTCTGGACCGGCTTTTACGAGAAACTGTTCAACTTTCGCCAGATCCGGTTCTTCGATATCGAAGGCCGTGCGTCCGGCCTGTTCTCGCGCGCGCTGACCAGCCCGGACGGCAAGATCCGAATTCCGATCAACGAGGACGCCGGCGATTCCGGGCAGATCGAGGAATATCTCAACATCTACAGAGGCGAGGGCATCCAGCACATCGCCTGCGGTGCACGCGATATTTATCGCACCGTCGAGACGCTGCGCGCCGACGGCCTGCCGTTCATGCCGCCGCCGCCTGCAACCTACTTCGAGAAGATCGATGCGCGCCTGCCGCAGCACGGCGAGGACGTTGCGCGGCTGCAGCGCGACGGCATCCTGATCGACGGCGAAGGTGTCGTCGAGGGCGGCCAAACCAAGGTGTTGCTGCAGATATTTTCGGCGAATGCGATTGGACCGATCTTCTTCGAATTCATCCAGCGCAAGGGCGATGACGGGTTCGGCGAGGGGAATTTCAAGGCGTTGTTCGAATCGATCGAGGAAGATCAGATTCGAAGGGGTGTGCTGAAGGTGGGCAACGCGGCGTAGGCTTCTCGTGTCCCGGACGCGGTGCAGCGTTCTTTACGCTGCTCCGCAGAGCCGGGACCCATTACTGCCGAAACGTTTGCCGTGGGCCCCGGCTCTGCAGTGCATCGCTGCGCGCTGCACCGCGTCCGGGGCACGAGAGAGCGCGGAACTACCGTCCCGCCTTCCACGCGCTCGTCAGCTCACCAATATCCGCACTCACCGCATCTCGCACCGCCGAAGGCGTGCGCGAGAAACGCGGCGCGGGGGCGGGCTGGGTGACGCCGTGACGCTCGATGAAAATGTTGCGCGCCGCATTATGCGGATGCTTTGGCGCTTCCTGCATGGTCAGGATCGGCGCGAAGCAGATGTCGCTGCCTTCCATGATCTTGCACCAGTCTTCGCGAGTCTTGGTCTTGAACACCTTTTCCAGCTTTGCCTTCAGCGCCGGCCAGGCCTTGCGGTCCATCTGGGCGTCGAAGTCGGCGTCGGTGAGGCCGGCATGCTGGCGCAGCAGTGCGTAGAACTGCGGCTCGATCGAGCCGATCGAGATAAAATGGCCGCAGGAGCATTCGTAAACGCCGTAGAAATGCGCGCCGCCGTCGAGGAAGTTGGTGGCGCGCTCATCGGTCCAGCGGCCCATCGCCGTCATGTCGAAGAACATCGACATCAGTGATGCCGCGCCGTCGCACATCGCGGCATCGACCACCTGGCCCTTGCCGGATTTCGACGCTTCGAGCATAGCGGCGAGTACGCCGACCACGAGGTAAAGCGCGCCGCCGCCGAAGTCGCCGACCAGGTTGAGCGGCGGCACTGGCTTTTCCTTGGTGCCGATCGCGGCCAGCGCACCGGTGATCGAGATGTAGTTGATGTCATGGCCGGCGGCGTTGGCCAGCGGGCCTTCCTGACCCCAGCCGGTCATCCGGCCGAACACCAGACGCGGGTTGCGCGCCATCACCACGTCGGGACCGAGGCCCAATCGCTCCATCACGCCAGGCCGAAAGCCTTCGATCAGCGCGTCGGCATGGCTAAGCAGGTCGAGTGCCTGCGCGATCGAAGCCTTGTCCTTCAAATCGAGCTCAACAACTTTTCGGCCGCGTGTCGCCACCGCTTTCAGGTTCTTCTTGGCGCCGATGCGATCGAGCGTCACGACTTCCGCGCCCATGTCGGCCAGCATCATGCAGGCGAACGGGCCCGGGCCGATGCCGGCGAATTCGACGATGCGGAAACCGGCGAGCGGACCGGAGGCGCGGGTGGCGGATTGGGCGGCTGGTTTATCGAGCACGTTGTTTCTCTCCCGAGGGAAGCGTCTTTAATTAGTTGATTAGCTAAATTGTCCCGCCGAAGCGAGGCCGTGGCAAGCTTCTTTTGCCGACAATTGGTCCAAAATGCAGAACGGCGCGCATCGCTGCGCGCCGTTCTTGTCATATTGCGTTTAGGCGCTAGCCCGCAGCGATTACCGCCCGCTGCGCCATCACCTTGATCAGGTTAGCGCGGTAGTCCGACGAGCCGTGAAGATCGCTCATCAGGCCGTCGGCCGAGACGGTGACGCCGTCGATGGCGCCGGGCGACCAATTGGCCTTCAGCGCCGCTTCGATCGCCGGTACCCGCATGACGCCGTTCTGCGAAGCTCCGGTGGCGGCGACGCGGATATCGCCTCCCGGGCTCCTGGCCACGAACACACCGGTCAGCGCGAAACGCGACGCCGGGTGGGGGAATTTGGCATACCCGGCCTTGTCGGTCACCGGGAAGGAGACCGCGGTGATGATCTCGCCGTCTTCCAGCGCCGTCGTAAACAGGCCCTTGAAGAAATCGCCGGCCTTGATGTTGCGCTTGTTGGTTTTCACGGTGGCATCAAGCCCAACCAGAGCCGCAGGATAATCCGCGGCCGGATCGTTGTTGGCGATCGAGCCGCCGATGGTGCCGCGATGCCGCACGGCGGGATCGCCGATCAGCGAAGCGAGATAGGCCAGCGCGGGAATCGCTTTCTTTACGATACTGCTCTGGGCCACGTCGTAATGCGTCGTGGCGGCCTTGATGACGATCCCGTCGCCCGATGGTTCGATGCCGACCAGATCCTTGATCCGGGCGAGATCGATCACGTCGGACGGCGACGCCAGCCGCTGCTTCATCACCGGGATCAGCGTGTGGCCGCCGGCGAGGTACTTCGATTCCGAACCCTTGGCGAACAGTGCCGCGGCTTCGTCGACCGAGGAGGGGCGATGATAAATTGTCTCATACATGATGTGTGCTCCTCTTAGCCGTGAATGGCATGCCAGACGCGATCGGGCGTCGCCGGCATTTCCAGTTTGTTGTGACCGATGGCATCCGTGATCGCGTTGATCACGGCCGCCGAAGAGCCGATCGCGCCGGCTTCGCCGCAGCCCTTGACCCCGAGCGGATTGCCCGGACACAGCGTCGGCGTATGCGAGAGCTTGAACGACGGTAAATCGTCGGCGCGCGGCATGGTGTAATCCATGAACGAGGCCGTGATCGGCTGACCGTTGGCGTCGTAGACCGCGTGTTCAAGCAGCGCCTGGCCGATACCCTGGGCCAAGCCGCCGTGAACCTGACCTTCGACGATCATCGGATTGATCAGCCGGCCGAAATCGTCGGCCGCAACGAAGTTGACGAACGAGGTCTTGCCGGTCGCGGGATCGACTTCGATCTCGCAGATATAAGTGCCGGCCGGGAAGGTGAAGTTGGTGGGATCGTAGAACGCGGTTTCCTTCAGACCGGGCTCCATGCCATCCGGCAGGTTGTGCGCGGTGTAGGCGGCGAGCGCCACCATCGGCAGCGCGATCGACTTGTCGGTGCCGGTGACCTTGAACTCGCCATTCTCGATGACGATGTCGTTCTCCGACGCTTCGAGCTGATGGGCTGCGATCTTCTTCGCCTTGGCTTCGACCTTTTCCATCGCCTTGATGATGGCGGTGCCGCCGACCGCAAGCGAGCGCGAACCGTAGGTGCCCATGCCGAACTGCACTTTATCGGTGTCGCCATGGACGATCTGCACCTGGCTGATCGGTACGCCCAAGCGTTCCGAAATCAACTGCGCGAAGGTGGTCTCATGGCCCTGGCCGTGGCTGTGCGATCCGGTCAGGACCTCGATGGTACCGACCGGATTGACCCGGATTTCAGCCGACTCCCACAGGCCGACGCCGGCGCCGAGGCTGCCGACCGCCTTCGAGGGCGCGATGCCGCAGGCCTCGATGTAGCAGGAGACGCCGAGGCCGCGCAGCTTGCCGTCGGCTTTGGCCTTGGCCTTGCGCGCGGGGAAACCGGCATAGTCGATCGCCTTCATCGACGCATCCAGCGAGGCGCCGAAATCGCCGATGTCATAGGCCATGATCACCGGCGTCTGATGCGGGAACTGGGTGATGAAGTTCTTGCGGCGCAATTCCGTCGGATCGACCTTCAATTGCCGCGCCGCGGTTTCCATCAGCCGCTCGACCAGATAGCTCGCTTCGGGGCGGCCCGCGCCGCGATAGGCATCGACCGGCGTGGTGTTGGTGTAGACCGTCATCACCTCGGCGTAGATCGCCGGGATGTTGTACTGGCCCGACAGCAGCGTGGCGTAGAGATAGGTCGGCACCGACGACGAGAACAGCGACATGTAGGCGCCGAGATTGGCGTGGGTTTTTACCCGCAAGCCGATGATCTTGTTGTCCTTGTCGAACGCCATCTCCGCCTTCGAGATATGGTCGCGGCCATGGGCGTCGGTCAGGAAGGCTTCGGTGCGGTCGCCGGTCCACTTCACCGGGCGTCGGACCTTCTTGGAGGCCCACAGCGCCACCATTTCTTCCGGGTATATGTAGATCTTGGAGCCGAACCCACCGCCGACGTCGGGGGCGATCACCCGCAGCTTGTGCTCCGGCGCGATGTTGTAGAACGCCGACAGCACCAGGCGGGCGACATGCGGGTTCTGCGACGTCGTGTACAGCGTAAAATGCTCTTCGGCCTCGTCGTATTCCGCGATCGCCGCGCGCGGCTCCATCGCATTCGGCACCAGCCGGTTGTTGGTCAATTCCAGCGTGACCACATTGGCGGCCTTGCCGAAGGCGTCCTTGACGGCAGCCTCGTCACCGATGTGCCAGTCATAGATGACGTTGCCCGGGGCTTCCGGATGCAACTGCGGTGCGCCCGGCTTGAGCGCCGAGCGGATGTCGGCGACGACGGGGAGTTCTTCGTAATTGACCACCACGGCTTCGGCGGCGTCCTTGGCCTGGTTCTTGGTCTCGGCGATCACGACCGCGACCGCCTGGCCGACGAAACGCACGGTTTCCGGCGCCATCGCCGGCCATGCGCCCATCTTCATCGGCGTGCCGTCCTTGGAGGTGATGGCCCAGCCGCAAATCAGGTTGCCGACCTTGTCGTCGACGATCTGCTGGCCGGTCAGCACGCCGACCACGCCCGGCATCTTCATCGCCGCGGATGAATCGATACCCTTGACCTTGGCATGCGCGTGCGGGCTGCGGATGAAATGGGCATGGGTCATGCCCTGAAGCTTGATGTCGTCGACGTAGCGGCCCTTGCCAGTCGTGAAACGGCGGTCTTCCTTGCGCACAACGCTTGCGCCAATGCCTTCAACGCCCATGTTCTGTCCTCCCAACCGGAGTTATTGTTTCCGCCCTTTCCATCGAAAGGTGGCGGTCTTGAATGCAGGTTTGGTAGCCGGCGGAGGCTATTCGGCCGCCTGCGAGACCTTCATGCGGCCGGCCGCATCGAGCACCGATTTGACGATGTTGTGGTAGCCGGTGCAGCGGCAGATATTGCCTTCCAGCTCATGGCGGACGGTTTCCTCGTCCAGCTTGCCGCCGTAGCGGTGCACGATATCGACCGCCGACATGATCATGCCGGGCGTGCAATAGCCGCACTGCAGGCCATGATTGTCGCGGAACGCCGCCTGCATCGGATGCAGTTCGTCGCCCTTCGAAAGGCCTTCGATCGTGGTGACGTTGGAGCCGGCGGCCTGTCCGGCCAGCACCGTGCAGGATTTGACCGCCTTGCCGTCGATATGGACGACGCAGGCGCCGCACTGGCTGGTATCGCAGCCGACATGGGTGCCGGTCAGGTTGAGATTTTCGCGCAGGAGATGGACGAGGAGGGTCCGGTCCTCGACATCGACCGAGACGGCCTTGCCGTTCACCGTCAGTTTGATGGTAGACACGCGTGATACCTCCCGATGTTTTTGAATTATTCCAATTAGAAACAGCGGGGAGGGAACTTGCAACTAGGATTTTGGTCGCGCTTGTCATTGTGATGACACTCTGGGAGTGAGCGGTGTCGTCATGCGATCGGCTTTTCTTCACCCTCCCCTGGAGGGTCGGAGACGAGCGAAGTTCGCTCGTCGGTCGGCACGGATCGCGCGAGGCGTGACGGGGTAGGGTGATCTCTCAACGCGGGCACTGTTCGCGAGGAGAGGCCTTCACCCACCCCGCCGCTTCGCGTCGACCGATGAGCGAGCTTCGCTCGTCTCCGACCCCTCCAGGGGGTAAGAGAACGCCGGCGTCCGGCCCCCCACAACCCAAGGCGTCCGGGCGGGGTTTACTCACCCTTATCCATTCTGCCGTAGTTTTACCCAGGGATCGGGGGCCTTGGGCCGCCCGGTCCCTGAGTTTTCAGAACGAAAGCGGGGGGCTTGAGGTGGGAATAGTGAAACGTGCCGGGTCGTTATCGATCAAATTCCCGACCCTCCGGTTCCGCGCCAAGATCATGCTCGGCTTTGCCGTGACGCTGGCGATTTCGGCCGCCAGCATGGGTTTTGCCTATCTCGGCTTCGAACGTGTGTCCGGGGGCGTCGACTCCTACCGCCGCAGCGTGCTGGAGGCGGATCTGGCCCGCAACATCGACCGCGAATTGATCTCCTACCGGTCGCAGGCCCGCTATTTCGTGGCGACGGGCAAGGAAGAGGACGGCAAGGCGGCGCTAGCGGCCGAGGGCAGCCTGAAGGACGCCATTATTGCCTCGATGAAGGGCACCACCAACCCGGCCCGGCTCGAGCAGATCGTGAAACTGGAGCGGGAATTCCGCGCCTTCACCAAGATTTTCGCCGACATCCTCAAGGTCAAGGACCAGAGCGCGCTGATCACGCAAAACCAGCTCGCGCGTACCGGCACCACGTTGCGCTACAAGCTCGACGATCTCCCCAGCAACGCCGACGACTCCGAAATTCAGGTCATTACCCTCGGGACAAAACGCGTGCTGGAACAGTTTCAGGCGGTGACGGCGCTGGCCAACACCTTCGTGGTCAATTCCGACAAGACGACCGCGGCGAGTGCGCTGGCGCGCCTGAAATTCGTCGAGGGGTCGCTGAAGGCGATCTCGTCGAACACCGACAAGATCCAGCAGGGGATCAAGGAAGTCTCCGTCATGCTGGACGAATACCGGCAGGCGCTAACCAAGCTGGTCGACAATTCCAAGGAAATCGACGAGCTGACCCTCGAAATGACGGAGTCGGCGGCCGCCATCAACCAGGGCTCCGGCGTGATGAAGGCGGACCTGGTGGCCGACCAGAAGCGGCTCGAGGGTGAATCGCACGCGACCATCGGCGAGACCGAGCAACTGATCCTGATGCTGGCGGCCGGCGGCTTCGTGCTCGGCTGCGTCTGGGCCTTCTTGCTCGGCAAGGGCATTTCCCGGCCGATGACCAAGATGTGCAGTGCAATGCGCGAACTCGCGGCCGGCAATTTTGACGTCGTGCTGCCCGGCCTCGGGCGCAAGGACGAACTCGGCGAGATGGCGGGTGCGGTGGAGGAGTTCAAGGTGCAGGCCGTAGCCCGCGCCGAGCGCGACGCCGCCACCCAGGAAGCACAGAACAAGGCTGCGAGCGCGGCGCGGCGCGCCGAACTCATTCGCTTTGCTGATGATTTCGAGACCGCGGTCGGCGCCATCGTCGGCAACGTTTCGGCATCCGCGGTGCAGCTTGAAGCCGCGGCAGGCACCCTGACGCGGACGGCGGAAACCACCCAGAGCCTGTCGAGCCAGGTGGCCGGCGCCTCGGAAGAGGCCTCCAGCAACATGCAGTCGGTGGCGTCAGCGACCGAGGAGCTTTCGGCCTCCGTCGACGAGATCGGCCGCCGCGTCAAGGAATCCAGCCAGATCGCTGAGGCCGCGGTGCGTCAGGCCGAACAGACCGACGGCCGCATCGGAAAATTGTCGCGCGCGGCGCAGGAGATCGGCGACGTCGTCAAGCTGATTACCGCGATCGCCGAGCAGACCAATCTGCTGGCGCTGAACGCCACCATCGAGGCCGCCCGCGCCGGCGATGCTGGCCGAGGATTCGCGGTGGTCGCGTCCGAGGTCAAGTCGCTGGCGAGCCAGACCGCGCGGGCGACCGACGAAATCTCCAACCACATCTCCGGCATGCAGGGCGCAACGCAAGAGTCCGTGGCGGCGATCAAGGAGATCGGCGGCACCATCGGCAAGATTTCCGATATCGCCACCACGATCTCCGATGCGGTTCAGCAGCAGAGCACGGCGACGCAGGAAATCGCGCGCAGCGTCCAGAACGTGGCGCAGGGCACCCAGGAAGCCGCCGCCAACGTCATGCAGGTCAACCGCGGCGCCACCGAAACCGGCACGGCCTCGGAAGAGGTGCTGAATTCGGCGCGCTCGCTGTCGAGCGAAAGCGCCCGCCTGCGCGAGGAGCTCGACCGCTTCATGGCGAATATCAGGGCGGCTTAGTCGTTGTCCCGGCCTAGTGCGCAATTGCGCACGGGGCCGGGGCCCATAACCGCTAATTTGGTTGTTGCGCCCCTCGCCAGCCGCAGTGCCTTACCGATAAATCACGCGGTATGGATCCCGGCGTTCGCCGGGATGACGGTCTATCTCACCCGGTTCCGCTACCGCTATGCGGGAACCCCGACGCCGCGCAGGCGTTGTCTTGCGTGGCGGGCATCCCGTTTGCCGCAATTTGGGCGAGAGAACCCTGGGACGGGGTGTTCCGGGGCGTTTTTTCGTTGGTTCAACCCGATGGATGTGCAGCCGAAACGGCGTGGTTTGGAGCAGGTGCACGACGCTCCGGCATTGGCGCCGGCGCAGCAAGATAACGATCGCATCATCGAGACCAGCATTCCCGCGCGGCTCGATAATCTGCGCTGGAGCGGATTTCACACCCGTGTCGTGCTCGCGCTCGGAATCACCTGGGTGCTGGACGGACTGGAAGTCACGCTGGCGGGCTCGCTGGCCGGCGCGTTGAAGGAAAGCCCGGCGCTGCATTTTTCGAATTTTGACGTTGGCTTTGCCAACAGTGCTTATCTCGCCGGCGCCGTGCTCGGTGCATTGGGCTTCGGCTGGCTGACCGACCGGATCGGTCGCAAGAAGCTGTTCTTCATCACGCTGGCATTCTATCTGACGGCGACGGCGGCCACCGCATTGTCATGGAGCGTGGCGAGTTACGCACTGTTTCGATTTTTGACCGGTGCGGGGATCGGCGGCGAATACACCGCGATCAATTCGACGATCCAGGAACTGGTGCCGGCGCGCTATCGCGGCTGGACCGACCTCTTGATCAACGGCAGTTTCTGGATCGGCGCTGCGATCGGCGCCGTCAGTGCGATTGTGCTATTGGATCCTGCGGTGCTGGCGCCGGATCATGGCTGGCGCGTGGCCTATCTGACCGGTGCGTTCCTCGGCCTGATCGTGTTCGTGATGCGGATGTGGATTCCGGAAAGCCCGCGCTGGCTGATGATCCATGGCCGCCCGGATGAAGCACATGCGATCGTGGACGAGATCGAGAAGTCGGCAACCGGAGATGTGCAACAGCAGGCCCTGCCGAAGATCAAGATAAGGATGCGCGATCATACGCCGCTGCGTGAAGTGGCCGATACCCTGTTCAACGCCTATCGTCAGCGTTCGCTGGTCGGACTGGTGCTGATGGCGGCCCAGGCGTTCTTCTACAATGCGATCTTTTTTACCTTCGCGTTGGTGCTGACCGACTTCTTCGGTATTCCGGCAAATCATGTCGGTTGGTACATCCTGCCGTTCGCCGCCGGTAATTTCCTGGGACCGCTGCTGCTCGGGCGATTGTTCGACACGCTGGGCCGCCGCGTGATGATTACGCTGACCTATGGGGTCTCGGGTGCGTTGCTTGCGGTGTCCGGTTATCTGTTCTCGATCGGCGCGCTGAGTGCGCAAGGACAGACCATTGC is a window encoding:
- the hppD gene encoding 4-hydroxyphenylpyruvate dioxygenase, whose product is MGPFPHDAPAATISADNPMGTDGFEFVEYAHPRPEELHALFKLMGYAPVARHKSKKITVYRQGDVNYLVNEEPGTHGFDFVAAHGPCAPSMAFRVVDAKQAYERALSLGAEPAEVSSAQKTLDVPAIKGIGGSLLYFVDRYGAKGAAYDLEFEWLGAGDVRPAGAGLYYIDHLTHNVHRGRMDVWTGFYEKLFNFRQIRFFDIEGRASGLFSRALTSPDGKIRIPINEDAGDSGQIEEYLNIYRGEGIQHIACGARDIYRTVETLRADGLPFMPPPPATYFEKIDARLPQHGEDVARLQRDGILIDGEGVVEGGQTKVLLQIFSANAIGPIFFEFIQRKGDDGFGEGNFKALFESIEEDQIRRGVLKVGNAA
- a CDS encoding CaiB/BaiF CoA-transferase family protein, giving the protein MLDKPAAQSATRASGPLAGFRIVEFAGIGPGPFACMMLADMGAEVVTLDRIGAKKNLKAVATRGRKVVELDLKDKASIAQALDLLSHADALIEGFRPGVMERLGLGPDVVMARNPRLVFGRMTGWGQEGPLANAAGHDINYISITGALAAIGTKEKPVPPLNLVGDFGGGALYLVVGVLAAMLEASKSGKGQVVDAAMCDGAASLMSMFFDMTAMGRWTDERATNFLDGGAHFYGVYECSCGHFISIGSIEPQFYALLRQHAGLTDADFDAQMDRKAWPALKAKLEKVFKTKTREDWCKIMEGSDICFAPILTMQEAPKHPHNAARNIFIERHGVTQPAPAPRFSRTPSAVRDAVSADIGELTSAWKAGR
- a CDS encoding xanthine dehydrogenase family protein subunit M, which produces MYETIYHRPSSVDEAAALFAKGSESKYLAGGHTLIPVMKQRLASPSDVIDLARIKDLVGIEPSGDGIVIKAATTHYDVAQSSIVKKAIPALAYLASLIGDPAVRHRGTIGGSIANNDPAADYPAALVGLDATVKTNKRNIKAGDFFKGLFTTALEDGEIITAVSFPVTDKAGYAKFPHPASRFALTGVFVARSPGGDIRVAATGASQNGVMRVPAIEAALKANWSPGAIDGVTVSADGLMSDLHGSSDYRANLIKVMAQRAVIAAG
- a CDS encoding xanthine dehydrogenase family protein molybdopterin-binding subunit → MGVEGIGASVVRKEDRRFTTGKGRYVDDIKLQGMTHAHFIRSPHAHAKVKGIDSSAAMKMPGVVGVLTGQQIVDDKVGNLICGWAITSKDGTPMKMGAWPAMAPETVRFVGQAVAVVIAETKNQAKDAAEAVVVNYEELPVVADIRSALKPGAPQLHPEAPGNVIYDWHIGDEAAVKDAFGKAANVVTLELTNNRLVPNAMEPRAAIAEYDEAEEHFTLYTTSQNPHVARLVLSAFYNIAPEHKLRVIAPDVGGGFGSKIYIYPEEMVALWASKKVRRPVKWTGDRTEAFLTDAHGRDHISKAEMAFDKDNKIIGLRVKTHANLGAYMSLFSSSVPTYLYATLLSGQYNIPAIYAEVMTVYTNTTPVDAYRGAGRPEASYLVERLMETAARQLKVDPTELRRKNFITQFPHQTPVIMAYDIGDFGASLDASMKAIDYAGFPARKAKAKADGKLRGLGVSCYIEACGIAPSKAVGSLGAGVGLWESAEIRVNPVGTIEVLTGSHSHGQGHETTFAQLISERLGVPISQVQIVHGDTDKVQFGMGTYGSRSLAVGGTAIIKAMEKVEAKAKKIAAHQLEASENDIVIENGEFKVTGTDKSIALPMVALAAYTAHNLPDGMEPGLKETAFYDPTNFTFPAGTYICEIEVDPATGKTSFVNFVAADDFGRLINPMIVEGQVHGGLAQGIGQALLEHAVYDANGQPITASFMDYTMPRADDLPSFKLSHTPTLCPGNPLGVKGCGEAGAIGSSAAVINAITDAIGHNKLEMPATPDRVWHAIHG
- a CDS encoding (2Fe-2S)-binding protein; translated protein: MSTIKLTVNGKAVSVDVEDRTLLVHLLRENLNLTGTHVGCDTSQCGACVVHIDGKAVKSCTVLAGQAAGSNVTTIEGLSKGDELHPMQAAFRDNHGLQCGYCTPGMIMSAVDIVHRYGGKLDEETVRHELEGNICRCTGYHNIVKSVLDAAGRMKVSQAAE
- a CDS encoding methyl-accepting chemotaxis protein, which gives rise to MLGFAVTLAISAASMGFAYLGFERVSGGVDSYRRSVLEADLARNIDRELISYRSQARYFVATGKEEDGKAALAAEGSLKDAIIASMKGTTNPARLEQIVKLEREFRAFTKIFADILKVKDQSALITQNQLARTGTTLRYKLDDLPSNADDSEIQVITLGTKRVLEQFQAVTALANTFVVNSDKTTAASALARLKFVEGSLKAISSNTDKIQQGIKEVSVMLDEYRQALTKLVDNSKEIDELTLEMTESAAAINQGSGVMKADLVADQKRLEGESHATIGETEQLILMLAAGGFVLGCVWAFLLGKGISRPMTKMCSAMRELAAGNFDVVLPGLGRKDELGEMAGAVEEFKVQAVARAERDAATQEAQNKAASAARRAELIRFADDFETAVGAIVGNVSASAVQLEAAAGTLTRTAETTQSLSSQVAGASEEASSNMQSVASATEELSASVDEIGRRVKESSQIAEAAVRQAEQTDGRIGKLSRAAQEIGDVVKLITAIAEQTNLLALNATIEAARAGDAGRGFAVVASEVKSLASQTARATDEISNHISGMQGATQESVAAIKEIGGTIGKISDIATTISDAVQQQSTATQEIARSVQNVAQGTQEAAANVMQVNRGATETGTASEEVLNSARSLSSESARLREELDRFMANIRAA
- a CDS encoding MFS transporter: MHDAPALAPAQQDNDRIIETSIPARLDNLRWSGFHTRVVLALGITWVLDGLEVTLAGSLAGALKESPALHFSNFDVGFANSAYLAGAVLGALGFGWLTDRIGRKKLFFITLAFYLTATAATALSWSVASYALFRFLTGAGIGGEYTAINSTIQELVPARYRGWTDLLINGSFWIGAAIGAVSAIVLLDPAVLAPDHGWRVAYLTGAFLGLIVFVMRMWIPESPRWLMIHGRPDEAHAIVDEIEKSATGDVQQQALPKIKIRMRDHTPLREVADTLFNAYRQRSLVGLVLMAAQAFFYNAIFFTFALVLTDFFGIPANHVGWYILPFAAGNFLGPLLLGRLFDTLGRRVMITLTYGVSGALLAVSGYLFSIGALSAQGQTIAWMVIFFFASPAASAAYLTVSETFPLEVRALAIALFYAVGTGIGGVAGPALFGALIDTGSRNSVFAGYLFGSALMVAAAIVAWRYAVAAERKSLESVARPLAFVE